The Blattabacterium cuenoti genomic interval TTTTATCTTCTTTGTTTTTATTTTTATCAAATTTAATCTCATAAGACATTCCTGAACATCCACCATCTTTTACTCCAACTCTAACAAAATAACTTGTTTTTAACAGGCCTTCTTCTTGCATAAGATCAATTAATTTGTTTCTAGCTTTATCAGATATAAAAATCATAATATTTTAAACTTTAATTTATTATAAATTTAAATTAATAATAATACATGATTACTTATTATATTTTAATTATTTTTTAAAATATAACTTATTTTTGTTAATCCTTCTTTAATTTTCCATTTATCAGACATTCCTGAATTTACTTCTAATACATATTTAATATCATTAAATTTAATTAAATTTTCTACGTTTATTTTCCTCATAGGAGTAGCATTTTTGTATATTCCAATTACAGTATTAAATTTATCTATATAAATAATATCAATAGGAAATCTCATATTTTCCATATTTACTGTTCTAATTTCCTTTTTATTGTTGAATATAAACAACAACCCTCTATTATACTTTAAAAAAGACCTATATTTAAGTCCATTCTTTTTTTCTATTTCTTCTTTAGCAAATTCTATATCTATTTTTTTTATTATAATATTATTATTTCTCATATATAATTCTCCATGTTTAATAAAATAAATTTCCAATATATTACCTATATCAACTATTTTATATGGAAAATTTTCTTTTCTTTCAGAAGAAAAAAATAAGAATAAAAAAAAAAATAATAAACTTATTTATTATTTTCATTGTTAATAATAGTTTTTTTTTTATTTGATAAATAAAAAATAAAAAATCCAAATATTATAAAAGGAATACTAAGTAATTGTCCAGTATTAAAAAATGATATATGAATAAATTCATTATATTGAGGTTCTTTTACAAATTCTAATAAAAAACGAGTTCCCCAAACTAAAATAAAAAAAACACCAAATAAATATCCTTTGTAATTTTTTTTCTTTTTATATAAAAATATAAGAGATAAAAAAATTATTAAATAACTTATAGATTCATATATTTGAGTAGGATGTCTAGGTATAATATCTCCATATTCTGAACTAATTTTAATAAAATTTACGGCCCATGGTAATGTAGGATCACATGGAATTCCAATTACCTCAGAGTTAAAAAAATTTCCTAATCTAATTAAAACTGAAGCTATTGCAATAGCTATAGATAATCGATCACATAACCAAAAAAAAGATATTTTTTTATTTTTACTATAAATTAAATTAGATAATAGTATTCCAATAGTAGCTCCATGACTTGATAAACCTCTATACCCAACAAATTCATATCCTTTTATAAATCCTAATAAATAATAATTTTTATTTTCTTTAATAGGAAGAATAGCTTCAATCCAATGATCAGAAAAATATGTAAAA includes:
- a CDS encoding DUF192 domain-containing protein, whose translation is MRNNNIIIKKIDIEFAKEEIEKKNGLKYRSFLKYNRGLLFIFNNKKEIRTVNMENMRFPIDIIYIDKFNTVIGIYKNATPMRKINVENLIKFNDIKYVLEVNSGMSDKWKIKEGLTKISYILKNN
- a CDS encoding HesB/IscA family protein, which translates into the protein MIFISDKARNKLIDLMQEEGLLKTSYFVRVGVKDGGCSGMSYEIKFDKNKNKEDKMFQYKEVKILIDKNSIPYLEGITLEYSGGLNGRGFYFENPNAKRTCGCGKSFSL
- the lgt gene encoding prolipoprotein diacylglyceryl transferase, with the protein product MLSYIVINWNPIQKLKLWDGFYVHIYSLMFIISFLIGWYIMLFFFSKDKIDKNCLYTLFRYTFFGTILGARLGQIFFYDFTYFSDHWIEAILPIKENKNYYLLGFIKGYEFVGYRGLSSHGATIGILLSNLIYSKNKKISFFWLCDRLSIAIAIASVLIRLGNFFNSEVIGIPCDPTLPWAVNFIKISSEYGDIIPRHPTQIYESISYLIIFLSLIFLYKKKKNYKGYLFGVFFILVWGTRFLLEFVKEPQYNEFIHISFFNTGQLLSIPFIIFGFFIFYLSNKKKTIINNENNK